A genomic window from Exiguobacterium acetylicum DSM 20416 includes:
- a CDS encoding methionine ABC transporter permease: MWLDRIQTMLPELLKALGETAWMVGISLAFALVVGIPLGILLFVTDRGLFFQNLAVRRVLDFVVNIVRSLPFIILLVALIPLTKFLLDNTIGPTAASVSLSVAAIPFLARLVETSLREIPPGLIEAAEACGAKPLRIIVSVLLPEALPGIIQGITLTTISLIGFSAMAGIVGGGGVGDLAIRFGYYRYDNLIMIVTIVVLIVIVQSIQALGNQLARKTDKR; the protein is encoded by the coding sequence ATGTGGCTTGATCGTATTCAAACGATGTTACCTGAGCTCTTGAAGGCACTCGGCGAGACGGCATGGATGGTCGGAATTTCACTCGCCTTCGCATTGGTCGTCGGGATTCCGCTCGGGATTCTCTTGTTCGTCACCGACCGCGGATTATTTTTTCAAAACCTTGCCGTCCGACGTGTTCTTGATTTCGTCGTCAACATCGTCCGGTCGCTACCGTTCATCATCTTGCTGGTTGCCCTCATTCCGTTAACGAAGTTCTTGCTCGACAATACGATTGGTCCGACGGCAGCGTCCGTCAGCCTTAGTGTCGCAGCGATTCCGTTTCTCGCACGCCTCGTCGAAACATCACTACGTGAGATTCCGCCTGGTCTAATCGAAGCAGCGGAAGCCTGTGGGGCGAAACCATTGCGGATCATCGTCAGCGTCCTCTTACCGGAAGCACTCCCTGGCATCATTCAGGGCATCACATTAACGACGATCAGCTTGATCGGCTTCTCAGCGATGGCTGGTATCGTCGGCGGCGGTGGTGTCGGTGACCTCGCGATCCGTTTCGGTTACTATCGCTACGATAATCTCATCATGATCGTGACGATCGTCGTGCTCATCGTCATCGTTCAAAGTATTCAAGCACTTGGCAATCAACTGGCGCGAAAAACAGATAAACGCTAA
- a CDS encoding MetQ/NlpA family ABC transporter substrate-binding protein, with product MKKRYAFLATALLGAGVLAGCGDSSADEKDKTIKIGATSGPYSDMVKQAIQPQLEKKGYKVEIVEFSDYIQPNIALGSGNIDANLFQHSIYLKTFSKEKNLDLKGLITVPTAPMGLYSKTAKTLDDVKTGAEVATPNDPTNQARALNLLAEQGWIELKPDVDPLTVSEKDIVKNPKKLVIKPLEAAQLPRAVESVDISAVPGNFALAAKFDLLDALALETMDEQYRNLVAVQTKDADKQVAKDLKAAVESDAFNTVIEKSFKGFSKPEWAN from the coding sequence ATGAAAAAACGATATGCCTTTTTAGCAACAGCCTTACTCGGTGCAGGAGTCCTCGCAGGATGTGGAGACAGCAGTGCTGATGAAAAAGACAAGACGATCAAGATCGGGGCGACGAGCGGTCCGTATAGCGACATGGTCAAACAAGCGATCCAGCCACAACTCGAAAAGAAAGGCTACAAAGTCGAAATCGTCGAGTTCAGCGATTACATCCAACCGAACATCGCCCTCGGTAGCGGAAACATCGACGCCAACTTGTTCCAACACTCGATCTATCTCAAGACGTTTTCTAAAGAAAAGAACCTCGATTTAAAAGGACTCATCACGGTCCCGACAGCACCGATGGGACTATACAGCAAGACAGCGAAGACACTCGACGACGTCAAGACCGGTGCTGAAGTCGCGACGCCGAATGATCCGACGAACCAAGCACGGGCACTGAACTTGCTTGCGGAACAAGGCTGGATTGAACTTAAGCCGGATGTCGATCCACTGACCGTTTCAGAGAAAGATATCGTCAAGAATCCGAAGAAACTCGTCATCAAACCACTCGAAGCGGCTCAATTGCCACGTGCTGTCGAAAGTGTCGATATCTCAGCTGTTCCAGGGAACTTCGCGCTTGCTGCGAAATTCGACTTACTCGATGCGTTAGCGCTTGAGACGATGGACGAACAATACCGTAACCTCGTCGCTGTCCAAACGAAAGATGCGGACAAACAAGTCGCAAAAGACTTAAAAGCAGCCGTCGAATCGGACGCCTTCAATACAGTCATCGAAAAATCATTTAAAGGCTTCAGCAAGCCTGAATGGGCAAACTGA
- a CDS encoding methionine ABC transporter ATP-binding protein, producing the protein MIEFKQITKRFVRDRTPIFALRDVDLTIQKGEIFGIIGESGAGKSTLLRLINGLEHPTQGTVKVDGVSLGGMSKADLRQLRLRTGMIFQHFQLIQSRNVADNIAFALKAAGVKRADFPERIRELVSLVGLEGFETNFPSQLSGGQKQRVGIARALANNPTVLLCDEATSALDPVTTLQILDLLKDLNERLGLTIVLITHEIDVVKQICHRVAVMSQGEVVEVASTYDLFSQAKHPVTQHYVDTALQIELPERILQATPGKIIRLQFTGEKTGESTLSEAIRRYDISVSILHGKVDYIQDVAFGVLIVSLTGSSDQIAPALDWLATELHALEVIQDVA; encoded by the coding sequence ATGATTGAATTCAAACAGATTACAAAACGGTTCGTCCGAGACCGGACTCCGATTTTCGCATTACGAGATGTTGATTTGACGATTCAAAAAGGAGAAATCTTCGGGATCATCGGTGAATCCGGTGCCGGTAAAAGTACATTGCTTCGCCTGATCAACGGGCTCGAGCACCCGACACAAGGAACCGTCAAGGTCGACGGTGTCTCGCTCGGCGGGATGTCAAAAGCGGACTTACGTCAACTTCGTTTGCGGACAGGGATGATTTTTCAACATTTCCAATTGATCCAGTCGCGCAACGTCGCGGATAACATCGCTTTTGCACTCAAGGCTGCTGGCGTCAAACGAGCAGATTTCCCGGAGCGCATTCGCGAACTCGTCTCGCTCGTCGGACTTGAAGGATTTGAGACGAACTTCCCGAGTCAATTAAGCGGTGGGCAGAAACAGCGCGTTGGGATTGCCCGGGCACTCGCAAACAATCCGACCGTTTTGTTATGTGATGAAGCGACATCAGCTCTTGACCCGGTCACGACGCTTCAGATTCTTGATTTGTTAAAAGATTTGAATGAACGACTCGGATTGACGATCGTCCTCATCACGCATGAAATCGATGTCGTCAAACAGATTTGTCATCGTGTCGCCGTCATGTCGCAAGGGGAAGTCGTCGAAGTCGCCTCTACCTATGACTTGTTCAGCCAAGCCAAACATCCGGTGACGCAACATTATGTCGACACGGCGTTACAAATCGAGCTACCGGAACGCATCTTACAAGCGACACCGGGAAAAATCATCCGCTTGCAGTTCACAGGCGAGAAGACCGGCGAGAGTACGTTATCAGAAGCAATCCGCCGTTACGATATCTCAGTCAGCATCTTGCACGGCAAGGTCGACTACATTCAAGACGTCGCCTTCGGTGTCCTGATTGTCAGCTTGACGGGATCATCCGACCAAATCGCTCCTGCCCTCGACTGGCTCGCGACGGAACTTCACGCACTCGAGGTGATTCAGGATGTGGCTTGA
- a CDS encoding SMP-30/gluconolactonase/LRE family protein, which translates to MTVSLFIDVACKTGESPVYDAKTKRFYFVDIPNQLLFSYDLVTEALKPYTLPSAITSIALTDAPDLLRVTAEHGFGTFDLKEGHLSLEHQLSLPDSDRMNDGKLDPTGQYVAGSINEEDGKTAGLFRLRHDGSIDVLHEDLTNSNGLVWSEDGKTLYHIDTPTKKVYAFDYAPDAPLSNKRVAVDLEEEEGFPDGMTKDAEGHAWIAHYAGSCITRWDLATGEKLDHVDFPVANPTCPIFYEDRLLVTTAANGDDAPHAGAVFAVTFE; encoded by the coding sequence ATGACCGTTTCCCTATTCATTGATGTCGCATGTAAGACAGGCGAATCTCCTGTTTACGACGCAAAAACAAAGCGCTTTTATTTCGTTGATATTCCGAATCAACTTCTTTTTTCATATGACCTCGTCACAGAAGCGCTCAAACCGTATACGTTACCAAGCGCCATCACATCGATTGCCTTGACCGATGCACCGGATTTATTACGTGTCACGGCTGAACACGGATTCGGAACGTTTGATCTCAAAGAAGGACACTTGTCTCTTGAGCATCAACTGTCGTTACCCGATTCCGACCGAATGAACGACGGAAAGCTTGATCCGACCGGACAATATGTTGCCGGTAGCATTAATGAAGAAGACGGCAAGACCGCTGGATTGTTCCGTCTGCGTCACGATGGTTCCATCGATGTCTTGCACGAAGACTTAACGAACTCGAATGGACTCGTCTGGTCAGAAGATGGCAAGACGCTCTATCACATCGATACACCGACGAAAAAAGTCTATGCCTTTGACTACGCTCCAGACGCACCACTTTCGAATAAGCGTGTCGCCGTTGACCTTGAAGAGGAAGAAGGGTTCCCGGATGGTATGACGAAGGACGCGGAAGGTCACGCTTGGATCGCACATTATGCTGGATCATGCATCACCCGGTGGGATCTTGCGACAGGCGAAAAATTGGATCATGTCGACTTCCCAGTCGCAAATCCGACGTGTCCGATTTTCTATGAAGATCGATTGCTCGTCACGACCGCTGCTAATGGAGATGATGCACCACACGCTGGTGCCGTCTTCGCCGTAACATTTGAATGA
- a CDS encoding MBL fold metallo-hydrolase, protein MRVTTIERLHQLQTTPSFFPVNCYLFEEVDSLTLIDAGLGINAKALYHYIRQQEKPLGAIILTHAHADHVGSLDFLANAFPLAEVCISYRDAALLSGDETLREGETTPLKGGIPKNIKTRPDRLLESGQQVGSLSVIASPGHTPGSISLWHEGSRTLIAGDAFQTQGGLAVSGDVRWQFPFPALATWDPDVALRSADQLTELSPDILAVGHGPLILGPSYEMRQAVDRFTQVLQTKKSSPFK, encoded by the coding sequence ATGCGTGTCACGACAATCGAACGTTTACACCAATTGCAGACGACCCCATCCTTTTTCCCGGTCAACTGCTACCTGTTTGAAGAAGTAGACAGTTTAACATTGATTGATGCCGGACTCGGAATCAACGCAAAGGCGCTCTATCACTACATTCGACAGCAAGAGAAACCACTCGGTGCAATCATCCTGACTCATGCGCACGCCGATCATGTCGGCTCACTTGATTTCCTGGCGAACGCCTTCCCACTCGCTGAAGTCTGTATCAGTTACCGAGATGCTGCATTGCTCAGCGGGGATGAGACGCTACGAGAAGGTGAAACGACACCCTTAAAAGGGGGCATTCCGAAAAACATCAAAACGCGACCGGATCGATTACTCGAGAGTGGTCAACAAGTCGGTAGTCTCAGTGTCATCGCCTCACCCGGCCATACACCTGGCTCAATCTCGCTTTGGCATGAAGGAAGCCGGACCTTGATCGCTGGAGATGCTTTTCAGACGCAAGGTGGACTTGCCGTCTCCGGTGATGTCCGTTGGCAATTCCCGTTCCCCGCACTCGCGACATGGGATCCGGACGTTGCCCTTCGCTCAGCTGATCAACTGACGGAACTGTCTCCAGATATTCTTGCCGTCGGACACGGTCCCCTCATTCTCGGACCGAGTTACGAGATGCGACAAGCCGTCGATCGATTCACTCAGGTCTTACAGACGAAAAAATCATCACCTTTCAAATAA
- a CDS encoding RNA polymerase sigma factor → MHTQSDESLYHLMRSGDEQALETLYDKYERLLFSFAHRFTNNDRLSEEVIQEVWMKIWNGRVDFDTQKGKFSSWILTITRNAALDCLRREKRQPTIEVEERDGGYDEPVERTVMQRETAAEVRGAVSELKPEQQELIELVYFQGMTQQQISEQLDLPLGTVKTRIRSAIQALRKRMDGRERDGRTLS, encoded by the coding sequence ATGCACACTCAATCCGATGAATCGCTTTATCATCTGATGCGTAGCGGTGATGAGCAAGCTCTCGAGACATTGTACGATAAGTACGAGAGGCTGTTGTTCTCATTCGCCCATCGCTTTACGAATAATGACCGGTTGTCCGAAGAAGTCATACAAGAAGTATGGATGAAGATTTGGAATGGTCGTGTTGATTTTGATACACAAAAAGGAAAGTTTTCATCGTGGATTTTAACGATTACACGTAACGCGGCACTTGATTGTCTCCGTCGCGAAAAACGACAACCGACAATCGAAGTCGAGGAGCGCGATGGTGGATATGACGAGCCGGTCGAGCGGACGGTCATGCAGCGGGAAACGGCTGCTGAAGTGCGCGGGGCGGTTAGTGAACTGAAACCCGAACAGCAAGAGCTGATTGAACTCGTTTACTTCCAGGGTATGACGCAGCAACAGATTTCAGAGCAGCTCGATTTACCTCTTGGAACGGTCAAGACGCGAATCAGGAGCGCGATTCAAGCATTACGAAAACGAATGGATGGGAGGGAACGAGATGGAAGAACGTTGTCATGA
- a CDS encoding CAP domain-containing protein — MKKWLIIGLAAVAFFGYENIPMEQAEADYPKSGGKLIDRYSSEYPGYDWEVRRTSTEEFVALTKDGKDYGKYRFKNGVTTQGAVLNKDTESSLKKKGWTAVKSYRKGNTNYMLNLDHAAVYEKKGNYVTYFFDQHDGNKVKATLAIPKDVEAKKKGFYGTASNALRTTDEKLMLRLMNWERVDYKLNPLAPYTALKPVTRGHSENMAKNNFFSHTDPQGRDPFDRMEQGGIKFMGAGENLSMGYPNVFAAHWGLMNSKGHRDNILQKSFKQADVGVAFRDDSPYFTINFRTP; from the coding sequence ATGAAAAAATGGTTGATCATCGGATTAGCAGCAGTAGCCTTTTTCGGCTACGAAAACATTCCAATGGAACAAGCAGAAGCCGATTACCCGAAAAGCGGCGGCAAGCTGATTGATCGATATAGCAGTGAGTACCCGGGATACGACTGGGAAGTCAGACGGACATCAACGGAGGAATTCGTCGCCTTGACGAAAGATGGTAAGGACTACGGGAAGTATCGTTTCAAGAACGGGGTGACGACGCAAGGTGCCGTTCTTAATAAAGATACGGAATCGTCGCTGAAGAAAAAGGGTTGGACCGCAGTGAAGTCCTACCGTAAAGGCAACACAAACTACATGTTGAACCTGGATCATGCCGCGGTCTATGAGAAGAAAGGCAATTACGTGACGTACTTCTTCGATCAGCATGACGGCAATAAGGTCAAAGCGACGCTTGCGATTCCAAAAGACGTCGAAGCGAAGAAAAAAGGCTTCTATGGTACGGCTTCGAATGCGTTACGAACGACAGATGAGAAACTGATGCTTCGGTTGATGAACTGGGAACGGGTTGACTATAAGTTGAATCCGTTAGCACCGTACACGGCACTGAAGCCGGTCACACGCGGTCACAGCGAGAACATGGCGAAGAATAATTTCTTCTCGCATACAGATCCACAAGGTCGCGATCCGTTCGATCGAATGGAACAAGGCGGTATCAAGTTCATGGGAGCCGGTGAGAATCTCTCGATGGGTTATCCGAATGTCTTTGCGGCGCATTGGGGCTTGATGAACTCAAAAGGACACCGCGATAACATCCTTCAAAAGAGCTTCAAGCAGGCGGATGTCGGTGTAGCATTCCGAGATGATTCACCGTACTTCACGATTAATTTCCGAACACCTTAA
- a CDS encoding metal-sensitive transcriptional regulator, protein MDYDRKMKNRVSRIEGQLRGILRMMEEGQDCRDVITQLSAARSAIDRTIGVVVSSNLIECVKDAEQNGDGQTEELVKEAVNLLVKSR, encoded by the coding sequence ATGGATTATGATCGGAAGATGAAGAACCGTGTTAGTCGGATCGAAGGACAGCTACGAGGCATTTTACGGATGATGGAAGAAGGGCAAGATTGCCGCGATGTCATCACCCAGCTTTCCGCTGCCCGTTCCGCGATTGACCGGACGATCGGCGTCGTCGTCAGTTCGAATCTAATTGAGTGCGTCAAGGACGCCGAACAAAATGGCGATGGACAAACCGAGGAACTCGTCAAGGAAGCGGTCAACTTGCTCGTTAAGAGCCGCTGA
- a CDS encoding anti-sigma factor domain-containing protein, producing MEERCHDLIDYFNGTLSAADRDAFEAHLATCEECREALLEMEELMLPIAESLPERPVPAGMKARILGEVLGSAETASPKEAPMTTPVDIKQARQQQTKKKSVPLGWLMSIAAALILSLGANAYFLSQEESTDTPETLAMDEIKGMGNFESTESIKGSSMIFTQNDKSYMLVQLKDLPPLQEGQLYQLWTIEGETPTANGVIEKDGEAAAVFPLKGDGKVDAVAITVEPEPDLEKPTGEIVASVAL from the coding sequence ATGGAAGAACGTTGTCATGACTTAATCGATTATTTCAATGGAACATTATCCGCAGCAGATCGCGACGCGTTCGAAGCGCATCTTGCGACGTGCGAAGAATGTCGTGAAGCGCTTTTAGAAATGGAAGAACTCATGCTTCCCATCGCTGAATCGCTTCCGGAGCGACCCGTTCCTGCAGGTATGAAAGCACGGATTCTTGGAGAAGTCCTTGGTTCAGCAGAGACAGCATCTCCGAAGGAAGCACCGATGACTACTCCGGTAGACATCAAACAAGCACGTCAGCAACAAACGAAGAAAAAGAGTGTCCCACTCGGCTGGTTGATGAGTATCGCCGCCGCCTTGATTCTCTCACTTGGTGCGAATGCCTACTTCCTCTCACAGGAAGAAAGTACGGATACACCTGAGACGTTAGCGATGGATGAAATCAAAGGGATGGGGAACTTCGAAAGCACAGAGTCCATCAAAGGATCGAGCATGATTTTCACACAAAACGATAAATCGTACATGCTGGTTCAGTTAAAAGATTTACCACCCCTTCAAGAAGGGCAACTTTATCAGTTATGGACGATCGAAGGCGAAACACCTACTGCGAACGGTGTCATCGAAAAAGATGGAGAAGCAGCAGCTGTCTTCCCACTTAAAGGAGACGGCAAAGTGGACGCGGTCGCCATTACGGTTGAACCCGAACCGGATTTAGAAAAACCGACAGGCGAAATCGTCGCATCGGTTGCGTTATAA
- a CDS encoding aminotransferase class I/II-fold pyridoxal phosphate-dependent enzyme — protein sequence MKHFAPSIAIDRLPAPVFAELANRIGAVKAAGHDVITLGQGTPDQTTPVHILDALKQAIDEPTNLQYPPFRGHDFLKQAVASFYATEFGVTIDPATEVAILLGSKAGIVALPQTIVNPGEGVIVPDPGYPDYLSGAALAGAFPITLPLLEKNGFLPDYDLLDTTDVERARMLFLNYPSNPTGATATAEAFEQTVAFADAHDICVVHDLAYGGISFDGPTRSFLQTEGAKDVGIELFSLSKRFNMSGFRIAFAIGNPSVISSIETYQEHLYVSAFTPIQHAATVALTSDQTCVRELNSLYETRRDALFAKLDAIGWSGPRPGGSFFVWLPVPEGYTSQSFTDHLLDEAHVAVTPGSFFGEYGEGYVRISLIADVERLEEAVDRIGTLNLFRTPVAE from the coding sequence ATGAAACATTTCGCTCCATCCATCGCCATTGATCGGCTTCCTGCTCCCGTTTTCGCTGAGCTCGCAAACCGAATCGGTGCTGTAAAAGCTGCCGGACACGATGTCATCACACTTGGTCAAGGAACACCCGATCAAACGACGCCCGTACATATTCTCGATGCGTTAAAACAAGCCATCGACGAGCCAACAAACCTTCAATATCCACCGTTTCGTGGCCATGATTTTCTAAAACAAGCCGTCGCCAGCTTTTATGCGACTGAATTCGGCGTCACGATCGATCCGGCAACGGAAGTCGCGATTCTCCTCGGCAGTAAAGCCGGAATCGTCGCCTTACCGCAGACGATCGTCAACCCTGGAGAAGGTGTCATCGTCCCCGATCCAGGATACCCGGATTACCTGTCTGGCGCCGCACTTGCTGGCGCATTCCCGATTACGCTTCCGTTGCTCGAGAAAAACGGTTTCTTACCCGATTACGACTTACTTGATACGACGGATGTCGAGCGTGCCCGGATGTTGTTCCTCAACTACCCGAGTAATCCGACAGGCGCTACGGCGACGGCAGAAGCCTTCGAACAGACAGTCGCTTTCGCCGATGCCCATGATATCTGTGTCGTCCATGACTTAGCATACGGCGGCATCAGTTTCGATGGTCCGACGCGAAGTTTCCTGCAAACGGAAGGTGCAAAAGACGTCGGGATCGAGCTATTCTCACTCTCAAAACGCTTCAACATGTCAGGCTTCCGGATTGCCTTCGCAATCGGAAATCCGTCCGTCATCTCAAGCATCGAGACGTATCAGGAACATCTTTACGTCAGTGCCTTCACACCGATTCAACATGCTGCGACCGTCGCTCTGACGAGTGACCAGACATGTGTCCGTGAGTTAAATAGCTTGTATGAAACACGACGTGATGCATTGTTCGCAAAACTTGATGCGATCGGTTGGAGTGGACCACGTCCGGGCGGTTCCTTCTTCGTCTGGCTGCCTGTTCCTGAAGGTTACACGTCCCAGAGCTTCACCGATCATCTGCTTGACGAAGCACATGTCGCCGTGACGCCTGGATCATTCTTCGGCGAATACGGTGAAGGCTACGTCCGGATCAGTCTGATTGCTGATGTCGAACGATTGGAAGAGGCCGTCGACCGAATCGGAACGCTCAACCTATTCCGGACACCTGTTGCGGAATAA
- a CDS encoding GNAT family N-acetyltransferase, whose protein sequence is MEIRQLTAEDAVLYKALRLEALQNHPEAFGSDYEAEKDRPVEQYATRLKSEQASTFGAFHEGELVGVVTIVCLEPVKMKHRANLFAMYVTPRTRKQQVGRQLVQEALRRTLKQRPVIEQVHLSVVRTNEAAKALYRSLGFESYAIEPRALKIDDTYHDEELMWYRF, encoded by the coding sequence TTGGAAATACGTCAATTGACGGCAGAAGATGCAGTACTGTATAAGGCGTTACGATTAGAGGCGTTGCAGAATCATCCGGAAGCATTCGGTTCTGATTATGAAGCAGAAAAAGATCGACCGGTCGAACAGTACGCAACGCGTCTCAAAAGTGAACAGGCATCGACGTTCGGTGCGTTTCATGAAGGAGAACTCGTCGGTGTCGTCACCATCGTCTGTTTAGAGCCAGTGAAGATGAAACATCGGGCGAATCTATTTGCGATGTACGTCACGCCACGCACTCGAAAGCAACAGGTCGGACGACAACTCGTACAAGAGGCATTACGTCGTACATTAAAGCAGCGTCCTGTGATTGAGCAAGTCCATCTCTCGGTCGTCCGGACGAATGAAGCTGCTAAAGCGTTATATCGCTCACTTGGTTTTGAATCATACGCGATTGAACCACGGGCGCTGAAAATCGATGACACGTATCATGATGAAGAACTGATGTGGTATCGGTTCTAA